CTGACTCTGGTGGCTTCCAGGTATTCAGTCTTGGTGATATCCGTAAAATCACAGAAGAGGGTGTGCATTTCCGTAACCCTGTAAACGGTGACCGTATTTTCATGGATGCAGAAAAATCTATGGAAATCCAAAAAGATCTTGGCTCTGATGTGGTGATGATCTTTGACGAGTGTACGCCATACCCAGCGACTCACGCAGAAGCGAAGAAGTCGATGGAAATGTCACTACGTTGGGCGCAGCGCTCTCGTGATCACTTCGACAAGTTAGACAACGAAAACTCGCTGTTCGGTATCGTTCAGGGTAGCGTATACGAAGACTTGCGTGATGTGTCGGTGAAAGGTCTGACTGACATCGGTTTCGATGGTTACGCGGTTGGTGGTCTTGCTGTTGGTGAACCAAAAGAAGAGATGCACCGCGTTCTTGAATTCACAACCCCTAAGCTTCCTGAAGATAAGCCTCGTTACCTAATGGGGGTAGGTAAACCTGAAGACTTAGTTGAAGGTGTTCGTCGTGGTATCGACATGTTTGACTGTGTGATGCCAACGCGTAACGCACGTAACGGTCACTTGTTCGTGACTGGCGGTGTGATTAAGATTCGTAACGCGACAAACAAAACTGACACAGGTCCTCTAGACGAGAACTGTGATTGCTACACTTGTAAAAATTACTCAAAAGCGTATCTACATCACCTAGATCGCTGTAACGAAATCTTGGGTGCACGTCTAAACACCATTCACAATCTGCGTCACTATCAAATGCTGATGGAAAGCATCCGTAAGGCAATTGATGAAGACCGTTTTGAGCAGTTTGTGGAAGAGTTTTACGCACGTCGCAACCGCGAAGTGCCACCACTAGATATGAAGGTCGACGCTCAATAGTTGGCTAAATAGTCGGCTATCCCTGCAATAGGTAACAAATCCTAGCTCTAGGTCACACTTTTTGTGCCTCTAAGCGAATAAGAAACATTGAGTTACCGTTTGCTTCTTGAAAAGATAGGGGGATAGCCCAATTTTGGATATGTATTTACATTAAAGAGGATGTTCTCCGATGAGTTTGATCTCTGCAGCTCACGCAGCTGAAGCAGCACCACAAGGTGGCGGTTTCGAAATGCTAATCATGCTAGGCATGTTCGCGGTAATTTTTTACTTCATGATTTACCGCCCACAAGCGAAGCGTGCAAAAGAGCACAAAAACCTAATGGCTTCTATGGGTAAGGGCGACGAAGTCCTAACTAACGGCGGTCTAATTGGTAAAATCACTAAAATCGCTGAAGACAACGACTACATTGCTATCGCATTAAACGACAACAATGAAGTAGTTATCAAGAAAGACTTCATTACTGCAGTGCTACCAAAAGGTACGCTGAAGTCTCTATAAAACAGCTATAGGATCTCGCTGTGCTAAATCGTTACCCTTTGTGGAAGTACCTGATGGTGATATTCGCCATTGCGGCAGCGGCGTTATACGCACTTCCCAATCTATACGGTGAAGATCCGGCTATTCAAATTACAGGGGCGCGTGGCGCCTCTGTTGATATGTCGACGCTGGATACTGTCACTAAAGCTCTTGAAGAAGAGCAACTATCTCGTAAGTCCATTGCTCTAGAAAATGGCTCCATTCTTGTTCGTTTCAATGATACTGATACTCAGATCAGTGCTCGCGACATTATCAGTGAAGCATTAGGCAAAGACTCTATTGTTGCACTTAACCTTGCTCCTGCTACTCCAAACTGGCTAGAGTCGATTGGCGCTGCGCCAATGAAACTCGGTCTTGACCTTCGTGGTGGTGTTCACTTCTTGATGGAAGTGGATATGGACGCTGCGATGGAAAAGTTGGTTGGTCAGCAAGAAGAGGGCTTCCGTAGTGATCTTCGTGAAGAGCGTATTCGTTATCGCTCTATCAGACCTGCAGGCAAAGATGGCGTAGAAGTATTACTTCGTGATGCTGAGCAACTTGCAGAGGCGAAGACAGTACTGGAAGCAAAATACCCAGATATGGACTTCTTCGATTCTGACTCAAACGGCCGCTTTGCTTTGGTCGCTCGATTCAAAGAAACTCGCCTTCAAGAAATCCGTAATTACGCTGTAGAGCAGAACATCACTATCCTACGCAATCGTGTAAACGAACTGGGTGTGGCAGAGCCATTGGTTCAGCGTCAGGGTGCGAGCCGCATCGTGGTTGAGCTACCAGGTGTTCAAGACACTGCGCGCGCGAAAGAAATTTTGGGTGCAACAGCAACACTAGAGTTCCGTGAAGTAGACAGTTCGGCTGACTTGGCTGCCGCAGCAAGTGGTCGTGCGCCAGCGGGTAGCGAGATTAAGCTTGATCGTGACGGTCGTCCGGTTGTGCTTAAGAAGCGCGTTATCCTAGGTGGTGCCAGCATTACTGATGCAAGCTCTAGCGCAGACGAATATGGTCGCCCACAAGTTAACATCTCGCTAGACAGCGAAGGTGGTAACAAGATGGCAGCGTTCTCACGTCAGAACATCGGTAAGCTAATGGCAACGGTTTTCGCTGAATATAAAGACAGCGGCAAGCGTACGCCAGAAGGCAAAGTTATCCTTGATAAGCATGAAGAAGTGATCAACCAAGCGACAATTCAGTCTGCACTTGGTCGTAACTTCCGTATCACAGGTATCGATTCTGCTGCTGAAGCCCACAACTTAGCGCTACTGCTTCGTGCAGGTGCTCTGATTGCGCCGATTTCTATTGTTGAAGAACGTACTATCGGTCCATCAATGGGTCAGCAAAACATCGATATGGGTATCAAAGCGTGTATCACAGGTATGATTGCCGTGATGCTATTTACGCTGGTTTACTATCGTCGATTTGGTCTGTTTGCCAACATGGCGTTGATGGCGAACATTGTTCTTATCGTTGGTGTTATGTCGATGATTCCAGGTGCGACGATGACGCTGCCAGGTATCGCTGGTATCGTACTGACGGTTGGTATGGCGGTGGATGCGAACGTTCTGATCTTTGAACGGATACGTGAAGAACTGAAAGATGGGCGTAACCCTCAGCAGGCGATTCACCAAGGCTATGCTAACGCTTTCAGCACCATCGCCGATGCGAACATCACCACCTTGATTACAGCGATTATTCTATTTGCTGTGGGTACAGGTGCGATCAAAGGCTTCGCGGTAACACTATCTATCGGTATTATTACTTCTATGTTTACAGCCATCATCGGTACACGTTGTCTCGTGAACCTGGTTTATGGCGGTAAGCGTATCAACAAATTGTCGATCTAAGGGTTAGTTATGTTTCAGATAATGAAAGCAGACAAAACGATCGACTTTATGCGTTGGTCAAAAGTTGCGTTCGTTCTATCCATTGTGATGATCGGTGCAGCTATTTTTACACTGTCGACGAAGTGGCTTAACTGGGGTCTAGACTTTACTGGCGGTACACTTATTGAGGTAGGCTTTGAACAGCCAGCAAACCTTGAGGAAGTCCGTTCAGCACTAGATGCGAAAGGCTTTGGCGATGCCACGGTACAGAATTTCGGTTCTGCTCGCGATGTTATGGTTCGTCTGCGTCCTCGTGATGACATGCAGGCAGAGGCGCTGGGCAACCAGATCCTAGATGCCATTCGCGTCGGCACGGGTGAAGACGTTGAAATGCGTCGTATCGAGTTCGTAGGTCCAAACGTCGGTGATGAGCTTACAGAAGCGGGTGGTCTTGCGATCCTTGTATCGCTTATCTGTATCTTGATATACGTCTCAGTGCGATTTGAATGGCGTTTGGCAGCGGGTGCGGTGCTCGCGCTTGCACACGACGTTATCATCACGCTGGGCATCTTCTCGCTTATGCAGATTGAAGTTGATTTGACGATTGTCGCAGCACTTCTAACGGTTGTCGGTTACTCACTCAACGATACCATCGTTGTATTTGACCGTATCCGTGAGAACTTCCGCAAGATGCGTAAGGGTGAGTCAGCTGACATCATGAACAGCTCCATCACGCAAACGCTAAGCCGTACCTTGATTACGTCTGGTACTACCTTGTTCGTAGTTATTGCACTGTTTACTCAAGGTGGTGCGATGATCCACGGCTTTGCGACTGCATTGCTACTGGGTATCACGGTCGGTACTTACTCTTCTATCTACGTAGCATCTGCGCTAGCTCTGAAACTGGGTATCCAGAGAGAGCACCTAATGCCGCCACAGATTGAAAAAGAAGGCGCTGAGTTTGATGAGATGCCATAAGGCAAATTGTCGGATTTGATGAAACGGCTCTGCATTTGCAGGGCCGTTTTTGTAACGAGGGTTTTTACTCAATTACAAAGCCATTCGATGTCTTTCCAATAACGAACGTTTAAAAGAGATTTTTCAACCTAACTTTATTACAAGAGTATTGTATTAGCTTCTCTATTTTGGACTGGAAGAAGGAGGTTATGTAATGCTACAACAGTACGAAAGACTCACAGAAGACGAGAAACTTTACCTGAAAAATCATCCTCATCATGTAGTTGCTATAGCTAGATCTAAAGATATTGCTTATGAGGAAACTAAAGTTCGATTTGGTTGTAACAGGTGCAATGACAAAAGCGATGCTTTTAGACATTGTTTTTGGTCAGCGATTTTGGCGAGAGATATTGGTTATAAGAATGCTTTAGAGTTTACATCAGCACATGAAAGCTCTGAGGACAACGACGCTTCAGAGAAGAATATGGATCTTCATAATAATCTTGTAGGGCTGAGGATTGGTTTATCAAGAGCAGGTGATGAAAAGTTGTCGCACTACTGTCGCACGGCTCTTTTGGTTGGGCGATTGAAGGTGCTTAGAGAATGAAAAAACTAACATTACTCATAGTCACGTTATTGATATCAGCCTGTAGTGAGGAAGTTACTTTTACTAACTCTGAACGCTCATTTGATAGCAATATTTGGAAAAGTTCTCCGAACCAACGCTACAGCATGCTAGAGGATTTTTACAAGCAATCTGCCATGACTCTAGATAGTAGTGAAATTATTGATAAATTGGGTCAGCCTGACGCGTACTATTTATATGATGAGTTTCCGGCATACCGCTTGAGCGAAAGCCAAGATTGTCTAGTTGCATTTGTGATTGATCGCTCGACAAAAAAGGTCTCAGAAGTGTTATTAGAGCCTGAAGGATGTATGGACTAAATTACTTTGGTTTCTGAGCTCTCCTATTTACTAAACATCTGCGCTAGCTCTGAAATAGGGCATCCAGAGAGAGCACCTAATGCCGCCACAGATTGAAAAAGAAGGCGCTGAGTTTGATGAGATGCCTTAGGGTATTTCTGTCCGAGTGCAGTGATCCCGTCATCCCACTAGCCGTGCGCCTGCGTACGCAGGGATCTACTCACAGCGATCACCAAGCCTCGAATAGATTCCTGCCTACGCAGGAATGACACACATGTAAGCGACAAGCACAAAAAAGCCACTCTTCGGAGTGGCTTTTCTTTTATCCAGGAAAAATGATTCTTAGTGAAAACACGTAACTTCCTTGGCACTAAACAAAAAAATCCCGACCATAGGTCGGGATTTCAAATTCAGCTGTGACGGGCTGTGCTTTCTTTTACGGAACTACTTAAGCTCTAAAGAATTACTTAAGGATAGCTTCGTTACCGTTTTCACGGATGTGTTTTAGCATCGCTTTCACGCCGCGAGCGCTTGAAGCAACAACGTTACCAGACTTCATGTACTCAGTACCGCCAGAGAAGTCAGTCACGATAGCGCCAGCTTCACGAGCAATCAGTTCGCCTGCCGCCATGTCCCATGGTTTTAGACCAAGCTCGAAGTAACCGTCTAGACGACCCGCTGCAACGTAACATAGGTCTAGAGCTGCAGAGCCAGCACGACGGAAGTCAGAGCACTCGTTGAACATAGAAGACATGATCTTGAAGTAGCTTTCAGAATGTTGCTTCTGCTTGAATGGGAAGCCAGTACCGATAACAGTACCTTTGATATCTTTAAGCTGAGTTACACGGATACGTGCATTGTTAAGCTGAGCGCCAGCACCACGTTGTGCAGTGAAAAGCTCGTTAACCATTGGGTCGTAAACACACGCTACTTCTGTTTTACCTTTGATGCGAACTGCAATAGATACAGCGAAAGTAGGAATGCCTCGAACGAAGTTATTAGTGCCATCCAGTGGGTCGATGATCCATTGTACGTCACTATCTTTACCTTCAATGAGTCCACCCTCTTCAGCAATGATGCTGTGGTCTGGGTATGAAGCTTGGATAGTGCTGATGATGATTGCTTCGGCGTCTTTGTCTACGTTAGTAACAAAGTCATTAGTGCCTTTCTGTACTGACTCAATCTTGTCAGTGTTTTCTAGTGATTTAGCAATATGGTTGCCCGCTTTACGCGCAGCGCGTATAGCGATGTTTAGCATTGGATGCATACGAATTTTCCCAACGGATGTTAAAGAACAAAAAGCGGCGCGAAGTATACCAAAGATTTGGCAAAAGGGAAGTGGTTATTTTTTGTGCTGTTAATTTTATGAATAGAAAGATCCTGACTACTTTAGTCAAGATTATGTTACCATTCTGCGATTGTGTAAAATGAGTGCAACGTGACAATGCTAGACAACGTAAAAATCGTCCTGGTGGGGACTTCTCATTCTGGAAATATCGGCTCGGCAGCTCGAGCGATGAAGGTAATGGGACTAAGCCAGATGGTGCTTGTGGACCCTCAATGTGAGGTAGACTCGCAGGCGGTTGCGTTGGCAGCGGGTGCGAGTGATATCGCGTTAGGTGCAAAAGTCGTTTCGACTTTAGAAGAAGCGGTGGAAGATTGCGGCCTAGTAGTTGGCTCAAGTGCACGCTCTCGTACTCTTGATTGGCCAATGATTGAACCACGTGAGTGCGGTAAAAAGTTTGCGGTCGAAGGCGAAAAGCATGCGGTGGCATTGGTATTTGGGCGCGAGCGCACCGGCTTAACCAATGACGAGCTGCAGCTGTGTCATTATCATACGTGTATTCCCGCAAACCCAGAATACAGTTCGCTCAATCTTGCTATGGCGGTGCAAACACTGAGCTATGAAGTAAGAGTTGCGCATTTAGAGCGAGAAGCTCAGCAGTACTCAGAGCCAAGTGAAGTCGATTATCCGCGTCACAAAGAACTGGAATTATTCTACCAACACCTTGAAAAAGTCATTATGGATACCCAGTTTATCTCGAAGGAGAAGCCGGGGCTTGTCATGAATAAGTTGCGAAGAATGTTTAGTCGAGCACGTCCTGAAACCACGGAAATCAATACGTTGCGCGGTATTTTAACCTCAGTTGAAAAAGCGATAGGGGTTAAAGAATAACCATTTCTTTTATTGGGTTAAATACCTGAGTATTTTAGTCAATTAAATACTTGACTAAAATACTCAGGTATGAAAATATTTATGCCACATAATCAATGTGGATAGTGTGATATGAGACTTACATCAAAAGGAAGATATGCAGTAACAGCGATGCTTGATGTCGCACTGCACTCACAGCAAAGCCCAGTACCTCTAGCTGACATCTCAGAACGTCAAGGTATCTCTTTGTCTTATCTAGAACAGCTGTTCTCCAAACTTCGCAAAGCGGGCTTGGTGGCGAGTGTTCGTGGTCCAGGTGGTGGTTACCGCTTAGGCGCAGAAGCCAACGAGATTTCAATCGGTACTGTCATCGCTGCAGTTGATGAGTCCGTTGATGCAACAAAATGCGCTGGCAAAGGAGATTGCCAGGGTGGTACACGTTGCCTCACACACACACTGTGGAGAGATTTAAGCTCTCGCATCAGTGACTTCCTAAACAACATCACTCTTGGTGAGCTGATGGTAGATAACGAAGTATTAGAAATTTCAGACCGACAAGACGTAGATCTCGCGGTAAATCATGGGTTCTCAAGAAAAAGTACAAGCACCGCACCCATCGGAATCAATGTTCGCTCGTAGTAGTGTCGCTTATACATTGGAGTAAAGAATGAAACTGCCTATTTATCTAGACTACTCTGCCACTTGCCCTGTCGATCCAAGGGTTGCAGAAAAAATGGTTCAATACATGACGATGGACGGTACCTTTGGTAACCCAGCGTCACGTTCTCACCGTTTTGGTTGGCAAGCAGAAGAAGCAGTAGATAACGCTCGTGAACAGATCGCTGATCTGTTGAACGCAGACCCTCGCGAAGTCGTATTTACGTCTGGCGCTACTGAATCTGACAACCTTGCTATCAAAGGTGCAGCGCACTTCTACAGCAAGAAAGGTAAGCACATCATCACGGTTAAGACTGAGCACAAAGCAGTTCTTGACCCATGCCGTCAGCTTGAGCGTGAAGGCTTCGAAGTGACCTACCTTGAACCTGAATCAAACGGTATTGTTGACCTAGCTAAACTAGAAGCGGCGATGCGTGAAGACACAGTGCTTGTGTCAATCATGCACGTAAACAACGAAATCGGTGTTGTACAAGACATTACAGCTATCGGCGAACTTTGCCGTAGCAAGAAAATCGTATTCCACGTAGACGCAGCGCAATCTGCAGGCAAACTGCCTATCGACGTTCAAGAAATGAAGGTTGATCTGATTTCAATGTCTGCTCATAAAGCATACGGCCCTAAAGGTATTGGTGCGCTTTACGTGCGTCGTAAGCCACGTATTCGTCTAGAAGCGCAAATGCACGGTGGCGGTCATGAGCGTGGTTTCCGCTCTGGCACATTACCTACGCACCAGATCGTGGGTATGGGAGAAGCCTTTGCTATCGCTAAGCAAGATATGCAGAAAGACTACGACCACGCAAAAGCATTGCGTGACCGTCTACTGAACGGCGTTAAAGATCTTGAAGCCGTGACAGTCAATGGT
The Vibrio sp. CB1-14 DNA segment above includes these coding regions:
- a CDS encoding IscS subfamily cysteine desulfurase; this translates as MKLPIYLDYSATCPVDPRVAEKMVQYMTMDGTFGNPASRSHRFGWQAEEAVDNAREQIADLLNADPREVVFTSGATESDNLAIKGAAHFYSKKGKHIITVKTEHKAVLDPCRQLEREGFEVTYLEPESNGIVDLAKLEAAMREDTVLVSIMHVNNEIGVVQDITAIGELCRSKKIVFHVDAAQSAGKLPIDVQEMKVDLISMSAHKAYGPKGIGALYVRRKPRIRLEAQMHGGGHERGFRSGTLPTHQIVGMGEAFAIAKQDMQKDYDHAKALRDRLLNGVKDLEAVTVNGDLEQRVPHNLNVSFAFVEGESLLMSLKDLAVSSGSACTSASLEPSYVLRALGLNDELAHSSVRFSFGRFTTEEDIDFAIEQIRTAVNKLRDMSPLWDMYKEGIDLDTVEWAHH
- the secD gene encoding protein translocase subunit SecD, with amino-acid sequence MLNRYPLWKYLMVIFAIAAAALYALPNLYGEDPAIQITGARGASVDMSTLDTVTKALEEEQLSRKSIALENGSILVRFNDTDTQISARDIISEALGKDSIVALNLAPATPNWLESIGAAPMKLGLDLRGGVHFLMEVDMDAAMEKLVGQQEEGFRSDLREERIRYRSIRPAGKDGVEVLLRDAEQLAEAKTVLEAKYPDMDFFDSDSNGRFALVARFKETRLQEIRNYAVEQNITILRNRVNELGVAEPLVQRQGASRIVVELPGVQDTARAKEILGATATLEFREVDSSADLAAAASGRAPAGSEIKLDRDGRPVVLKKRVILGGASITDASSSADEYGRPQVNISLDSEGGNKMAAFSRQNIGKLMATVFAEYKDSGKRTPEGKVILDKHEEVINQATIQSALGRNFRITGIDSAAEAHNLALLLRAGALIAPISIVEERTIGPSMGQQNIDMGIKACITGMIAVMLFTLVYYRRFGLFANMALMANIVLIVGVMSMIPGATMTLPGIAGIVLTVGMAVDANVLIFERIREELKDGRNPQQAIHQGYANAFSTIADANITTLITAIILFAVGTGAIKGFAVTLSIGIITSMFTAIIGTRCLVNLVYGGKRINKLSI
- the tgt gene encoding tRNA guanosine(34) transglycosylase Tgt, giving the protein MKLQYELKKKDGHARRGQLTFERGTVQTPAFMPVGTYGTVKGMTPEEVRGTGAEILLGNTFHLWLRPGQEIMKMHGDLHDFMNWHGPILTDSGGFQVFSLGDIRKITEEGVHFRNPVNGDRIFMDAEKSMEIQKDLGSDVVMIFDECTPYPATHAEAKKSMEMSLRWAQRSRDHFDKLDNENSLFGIVQGSVYEDLRDVSVKGLTDIGFDGYAVGGLAVGEPKEEMHRVLEFTTPKLPEDKPRYLMGVGKPEDLVEGVRRGIDMFDCVMPTRNARNGHLFVTGGVIKIRNATNKTDTGPLDENCDCYTCKNYSKAYLHHLDRCNEILGARLNTIHNLRHYQMLMESIRKAIDEDRFEQFVEEFYARRNREVPPLDMKVDAQ
- the suhB gene encoding inositol-1-monophosphatase; this translates as MHPMLNIAIRAARKAGNHIAKSLENTDKIESVQKGTNDFVTNVDKDAEAIIISTIQASYPDHSIIAEEGGLIEGKDSDVQWIIDPLDGTNNFVRGIPTFAVSIAVRIKGKTEVACVYDPMVNELFTAQRGAGAQLNNARIRVTQLKDIKGTVIGTGFPFKQKQHSESYFKIMSSMFNECSDFRRAGSAALDLCYVAAGRLDGYFELGLKPWDMAAGELIAREAGAIVTDFSGGTEYMKSGNVVASSARGVKAMLKHIRENGNEAILK
- the secF gene encoding protein translocase subunit SecF; translation: MFQIMKADKTIDFMRWSKVAFVLSIVMIGAAIFTLSTKWLNWGLDFTGGTLIEVGFEQPANLEEVRSALDAKGFGDATVQNFGSARDVMVRLRPRDDMQAEALGNQILDAIRVGTGEDVEMRRIEFVGPNVGDELTEAGGLAILVSLICILIYVSVRFEWRLAAGAVLALAHDVIITLGIFSLMQIEVDLTIVAALLTVVGYSLNDTIVVFDRIRENFRKMRKGESADIMNSSITQTLSRTLITSGTTLFVVIALFTQGGAMIHGFATALLLGITVGTYSSIYVASALALKLGIQREHLMPPQIEKEGAEFDEMP
- the yajC gene encoding preprotein translocase subunit YajC encodes the protein MSLISAAHAAEAAPQGGGFEMLIMLGMFAVIFYFMIYRPQAKRAKEHKNLMASMGKGDEVLTNGGLIGKITKIAEDNDYIAIALNDNNEVVIKKDFITAVLPKGTLKSL
- the trmJ gene encoding tRNA (cytosine(32)/uridine(32)-2'-O)-methyltransferase TrmJ yields the protein MLDNVKIVLVGTSHSGNIGSAARAMKVMGLSQMVLVDPQCEVDSQAVALAAGASDIALGAKVVSTLEEAVEDCGLVVGSSARSRTLDWPMIEPRECGKKFAVEGEKHAVALVFGRERTGLTNDELQLCHYHTCIPANPEYSSLNLAMAVQTLSYEVRVAHLEREAQQYSEPSEVDYPRHKELELFYQHLEKVIMDTQFISKEKPGLVMNKLRRMFSRARPETTEINTLRGILTSVEKAIGVKE
- the iscR gene encoding Fe-S cluster assembly transcriptional regulator IscR, which produces MRLTSKGRYAVTAMLDVALHSQQSPVPLADISERQGISLSYLEQLFSKLRKAGLVASVRGPGGGYRLGAEANEISIGTVIAAVDESVDATKCAGKGDCQGGTRCLTHTLWRDLSSRISDFLNNITLGELMVDNEVLEISDRQDVDLAVNHGFSRKSTSTAPIGINVRS
- a CDS encoding DUF6973 domain-containing protein; amino-acid sequence: MLQQYERLTEDEKLYLKNHPHHVVAIARSKDIAYEETKVRFGCNRCNDKSDAFRHCFWSAILARDIGYKNALEFTSAHESSEDNDASEKNMDLHNNLVGLRIGLSRAGDEKLSHYCRTALLVGRLKVLRE